The genomic interval TTTTATCGAAGGAAACTGTGGCGCCGGGGACGGGACTTACCAACCCAGACGGAATGCCCAGGCTTTTTGAACCCGTGAGGCTCTAACGAGCCACAGACTCACCGCCTCTGGATAGCAGGCGTAGGCTCCCCAGTGGAGATCTGCGCCCTACCAGACTCCCAGACATCGCGCACTACGATGCCTCTAGGCGACCCCGGCTCAACTAACCAGAGATCCACACAGCTAAAAAAAGTTTCTCAATTGTAGAGTAAGTTTATTTATATGCGCCCACTAAAACACTCGGCATGAGGGCCGGTGGTCTAGTGGTTATGATATCGCCTTTACGAGGCGATGGTCGCCGGTTCGAACCCGGCCCGGCCCACCTGCTAAAAGTGAACCCACATAGCTAGCGCAGAGGAACAGCTTGAAAACTAGGTAGGAGACCGCTCTCACTTAACAACGTTTTAATATCAGTGTTTCCCTTCCAACTTTGTCAGCAGCTTCTTTCCCCACCAGCTTTTCAGCAATCTTGAGTGCGAATGGGAGTGCTGTGGCTGGACCTTTACTCGTCACTATGTTACCATCGACCACAACAGAACCTTTTCTAGGTTTGCCTCCTCCCTTTTTGAGCTCTCCCTCCATACCAGGGTATATCGTGCAATATTTCCCTTCAAGAATGCCAGCGTCGGAAAGGACGGCTGGGCTTGCACATATCGCAGCCACGAGTTTATTAGCTGCGAAAGCCTCTTTGATCATGTTTAGCACTCTCTGATCTTTCCTGAGATTCTCATAGCCAGGAGAGCCACCTGGGCAGATAACCGCGTCGAAGTCTTTGACGGACACCTCTTCGATAGATTTATCGACCTTGAACCCTATCCCATGTGAACCTTCAACTATGTCCGGCTTTAAACCGACCATGGTTACTTCTACGTTACATCTTCTCAAAATATCTACGATGGTTGAGGCTTCTATCTCCTCGAATCCTGGAGCGAAGAAAACTAACACTTTAACCATAGGTTGGTCGATTTTTAGAAAAAACGGTATCCCTTTTTAAGTTTTCTAAGCATCACCTAACAAGTCCATCTAAGGGGGCTTCAGGGCAAAGTTTAATGAGTTTAGGTAGAAATCGTACCATTCGCTATGGAGGGCGTTTAGGGTATGAATGCCCATGAATTAATTGAAAGTTACAGCAACCTTATAGACCGCAGGCTTGGGGACTACGTCCAGGAAGTTGTGAGGAGAGCTGCGGGTTACCACTCCTTCATCGCGAGCGTGTATGAAACCTTGGGGGAGTTTCTCCTGAGGAAAGGTAAGCGGATAGCCTCTTGCAGTACACTTCTCACATATGAAGGGTATAATGGTAGTGTTGACAGTGAAATCTTGGATGTATGTGTAGCCGTAGA from Candidatus Bathyarchaeia archaeon carries:
- a CDS encoding DJ-1/PfpI family protein, which translates into the protein MVKVLVFFAPGFEEIEASTIVDILRRCNVEVTMVGLKPDIVEGSHGIGFKVDKSIEEVSVKDFDAVICPGGSPGYENLRKDQRVLNMIKEAFAANKLVAAICASPAVLSDAGILEGKYCTIYPGMEGELKKGGGKPRKGSVVVDGNIVTSKGPATALPFALKIAEKLVGKEAADKVGRETLILKRC